The Clostridium sp. DL-VIII DNA window CTTGAGTGTGAAGTCCATACATCAAAGTTCTATATGGAATAATTCCAGAATCATAAAACTTTAAATCAGTTCCAATGCTTAAAGGTAAATATATGTCATTTTTTTCACCTAATGGGTTCATATCAACATGCACTCCTGCAAATATTGAAACTCTATCACACGAAACATCTTTACCTAATATATAATCAATATTTTTTTCAAACCATGCACAACTTGTTTTTGAAACTCGATTATAATTATAGGCTATTTTAAGCAACCATCTTGACAACATATTGAAATCAAATGATATACTAAGTTTCTCATCTCTTTTAAAATCTTTCATGAAAACATCCTTAATCAAATTTACTCCATATGTATCCAATTCTCCCAAATCTTCATTATTACATTTAGCACAAACATCTGATATAGATTGTCCAAAATTATCTTTATACGCTCTCTCCTCTGTAAATGTAATATTCTACTCTGGAAACAAATTAATTAAACCGTGTGGTATTATATGCTCTTTAGTTTTATTTTGTCTTGCTAATTCTATACCACAATATGCACATTTTTTCATGATATACCTCTTTTCATATTTTTTTGAATATACTCTAATCGGCTAATGAATAAAATAAATATTTTAAAATCACTAGTTAAATTCTTATAATTCAAAACAATTTTTTTAAATCGTTGTCTTTTTCAACTGGTAATATAGAAACATTAATAAATAACTTTCCATAACTCTACTAATTGCAACATAGTATATTCTAAGTTCTTCATTACTTTCTAAATCTAATTTAAATAAAAATTCTAATCCTTTTTCATTGATAATAAGAATAACATCATTTAACCATAGCATTTAGTTTAGGTTTTGATTGATCTTCGCCGAACTGCCTATTATAGACATAATCACCACTTTAACCTTAATAAATAAACCTCCCAAATATAAAAAAGATAGAACACTTATCTCTAAACATTCTATCTTCATTATACTTCATATTTTACAAATTTTATATCATTTCGCCCTATTATTTACAACATTTTTCATAATAATCTATTTTATAAATTAAATTCCTTTTTTGTATCTTCTAAAGCTGCGTCCATTCTTTCGATTACCTTATCCATATCTTCTTTGGAAATTACTGCTGCGGGTTCAAAACGAATGCATTTAGCGTTTACTAGAGTTCCTGCTGTCATGACTCCTCTTTTGAACATTCCTTTAGCAACAGAATATCCTACTTCACTTTCACAAAATTCTACTGCAAGCATTAGTCCTGTTCCTCTTACTTCATCAATTACTTCAGGATATTTCCCCCATAATTTTTCTAATCCTGCTTTAAGATATTCTCCTTTTTCTTTACATTGTCCAGGCACATCATTTTCCAGCATGTATTTTATTGTTGCAAGTGCTGCTGAGCAGCAGACTGGATTTCCTCCAAATGTTGGTGAACCTAGCAGCCATGGATTATCTATCAATTCTTGTACCCACATTTTAGGCTTGCATATAATACCTGTTATTGGCATTATTCCTCCACCAAAAGCTTTACCAAAAGTCATTATATCAGGGACTACACCTTCTGCTTCACATCTCCACATAGTTCCTGTCCTACCCATACCAGTTTGGATTTCATCAAAAATCAATGCTACATCATATTCATCACATATTTCTCTAACTTCCTTTAGATATCCTTCTGGCGGAATAATAATTCCTGCTTCACCCTGTATAGGTTCTATTATAACTGCTGCAACTTTTTCTCCAACAGCTACGAGATTTTTTATAGCTTTTCTCATATCATCTGCATTGCCATATTCAACATGCTGTACTTGCTGTACCATTGGTGAATACGGTATTCTGTAAGTACTTTTTCCTCCCATTGAGATAGCTCCCATTGACTTACCATGGAAAGCTCCAACAGTTGAAATATACCATCTGCCGCCAGTAGCAATTCTCGCAAGCTTTAATGACATTTCTACTGCTTCTGCACCTCCATTTGTGAAGAAACAGTATTCTAAATCTCCCGGAGTAATATCTGCAACTGCTTTTGCAAGATATCCTCTTAAAGGATCTAATAATTCTTGTGAATGTAAAGCTTGATGATCAAGCTGTGACTTTACAACATCAAGTATCTCATCATTTCTATGTCCACATGTATAAATTCCAAAGCCGCCTAGGCAATCTATAAATTCTTCTCCGTATAAGCCTGTACAATATGTTCCCTTATCAGTCCATTCTACAACTGCCGCATTTGTTGATACTGATTTTCTATATTTTAACCAGCCTGGACTCACATAATTATCAAAATAATTTACTGTATCTTTTGTTATTTTTTCTTTTTCCTCATTTGTTAGTTCATCACTTTTGATATATCCTATTACTTTTTTTAAATCCTCAATAACCTGTTCTTTTTGTGCCATAATCAGTACTTCCTTTCTAAAATTAAAATGGCGTATTATATTGATTTTTAAATCATTAATACGCCGTTGTATTCATATATTTCTTTTATTGATATTATTATAAAATAAACTAATCCTCGATTACAATTCCACTACGGTATGGTTATTGTATTATTTTAAAAGTATTTATACTACTTTATAAGTAGATTCTTTCTTACTTAATATCTGTTGATACTCACATTTAGTATAGTCACTATATAGATAAACAAATTAAAAATTTAACTTATATATAGAATATTTATGCATTTAAGTCAAACCTTTGTGTGTATCTATACTAGAAATCATATACATTTTTGTGAAGTAGGCATTTGAAATTGAGCTGCTAAAGCTTGTTCCATTTGCTGCTTGTCACGAACTTGTTTCTGGAGCATGCAGAAATGGGTGCATGCTCACATTTAGAACTTTCAGCGAAAATTTCACAAGTCCTGCGGAATAAAAATGTATGTGATTTCGGTAAGCTACCACATAAGTTTAGTTTTAAAGTTGGCAATCCATATATACAAGCATATTTAATTGTGATAAACTGTTTTTATTCTTTAGTTTCCAAAATACGTGTCATATATTTGCTTTATTTTTCATATGACATCGTTTAACACTTTGCTTAAAAATTATATCAGTACAGAGAGGTATTTTTATGCAGAACAATGAATTTCTCTTAATAAATAACATAATATATCAGATATATAGCATTTCTGATTTTGATACTATGAAAATTACATTCTTAAATTTACTTAAAATGTTGGTTCCAAACACTGCCTCCAGCATATTAATGGCTGATCATACTAATTCAAAAAACTTACTTTGCGATCCAATTTGCATGCCCGAGGTTTACTCAGATACTGAAAAAAATTATCTTTTAAATGAAGATGAAGATTATACCCGATGGATTATGTTAAGTGGACAATCTCTTCTCATCCGTGAAAGTGACTTAATGCCTGAAAGTGAGAGAATAAAAACGACACTATATAAAAAATGTTATGAACCTTTTGGACTTCATTATTCTTTACAATTAAATCTAGTATATAATGATGTTTTTCTAGGAGTGGTTACAATTTATCGTACTAAAGGAGAAGGGGATTTTACGTCTGATGAGATATTTCTGGTAAAAGCTTTTAGTGATCATTTAAATCTTAGCTTTTACAAGCATTATACAAAGAATTCAAAAACTTCTTCCAGCACATCTTATTCAATAGCTGCTCTTGCTTCCAAATATAATTTAACCAATCGCGAATCCGAGATATTACAGCTTATTTTTGAAGATATGAATAACGATGAAATTGCTGAAAAACTATTTATAAGTGGATATACTTTAAAAAAACATATTCAGAATCTATATAAAAAATTCAATGTATCAACTAAATGGAATTTATTAAAATTCAGAGATAAATCATAAATAATGTTATTTAATTATAAACCATTAAGACAGCAGAATATAATGAGCATTTTTATTAAAATCTCATCACATTCTGCTGTCTTAATAATCTATTTTATAATTATGAAAAGTATAGATATCCAAAACAAGAAATTCACTTATACACCAGAAATTATTATTGATATCACATGAATCAGGCTAATGTATAAGTTGAATTTATAAATTGGATATCTATATTTGTTAAACTTAAATGAGATTACTAAACCAGAAATTACATACATTTTTGTGGAACAGGCATATGAAATTGAGCTGTTGAAGGTTCTAATGTGGGCTTGTTCCATTTACAGCTTGTCCAAACTTTACATTTGGAACACGCTGAAATGGTGACAAGCCCACATTTAGAACCTTCCAGCGAAAATTTCATAAGTCCTGTGGAATAAAAATGTATGTGATTTCGGTAAGCTACCGCATAAGTATAAATCTTTTAGTGTTCATACCAGCCTATTGGGCCTGGTGTTAAATTAATATTTATTTGTTTTATTTCTTGATATTCTTCTAATCCATGGATACCTAATTCTCTTCCGTATCCACTCATCTTATATCCACCCCAAGGCGCTTCATTGAAAGTTGGATTGTAGCAGTTTATCCATGTGATTCCTGCACGAATTTCTTTTATTACCCTTAATGCTCTTGTTCCATCACAAGTAAATACTGCTCCTGCCAATCCATATATTGTGTCATTTGCTAAAGCTATAGCTTCTTCTTCTGTCTTAAAAGTTTGAATAGTTACTACTGGTCCGAAAATTTCTTCTTTTACAATGGTCATATCTGAAGTGCAGTTATCAAAGATAGTTGGTCTAATATAATATCCTTCTGCACATTCACCTTCAGTATATCTCTCACCGCCACAAACTAAAGTTGCGCCTTCTTCTCTGCCTATTTCAATATATTTTAATACTGTTTCCATATGCTCTTTTGAAACTAGTGGTCCCATATCAGGATTATTTACTGGATTGCCTATAGTAATTGCATTTGCTCTTTCTGCAAGACGTGCTACGAATTTATCTTTTATGGACTCTTCAATAATTATGCGTGAGCCTGCTGAACATACTTCACCCTGATTAAAGAAAATTCCAATCATAGCCCATTCTACAGCACCTTCAAAATCTGCATCTGCAAAAATAACATTTGGTGATTTTCCTCCAAGTTCTAACCCTACTTTCTTAAGATTTCTAGCAGCCGCCTTAGCAATACTCTGGCCAACTTCTGTACTGCCTGTAAAAGTAATCATATCTACATCATTGCTTTCTGCTATCTCCTGCCCTACAGTTCCACCTGACCCCAAAACTAAATTAACGCAGCCTTTTGGAAGCCCAACTTCATCAAATATTTGAAATAATTCAATAGTTGATAAAGGAGTGTTTGAGCTTGGCTTAAATACGACACTATTGCCTGCTGCAATTGCTGGCGCTAATTTCCAAACTGCCATTAAAAATGGATAATTCCAAGGTGTTATCTGTCCACATACACCTACTGGTTCATGAACCGTATATGAATGCATCTGCCCAAAGCCATCATTTACATCATAAACGCCTCCATATGGTTTTGTTATTAACCCAGCATAATATCTAAAGCAGTGAATTCCATCATCAATATCGCCTTCTGCTTCACGGAGTGGTTTTCCATTATCTATAGTATCAAGCATTGCAAATCTATCTCTTTTTTCTGCTATTTTATCAGCAATTTGCAAAAGAATATCCGCACGAGCCTGTGCATTCATTCTTCTCCATTCTCCTTTTCCATAAAAGGACTCTTTAGCAGCTGCAATAGCTGCTTTAGTATCTTCAACTCCGCCTTCTGTTGTTTTAGCAATTACTTGTCCATTTGCCGGATTTATAACATCTCTTGTCTTCTTTGAAATTGCCTCCATCCATTCACCATTTATATACATCTTTTTAATTTCCATAATATTTTAACCTCCCAATTAATTTCACTTAAATTTACAATCAACCTTTAGCGCTTTGCCAAACTCGTATATATATGTCGTAATAGTAAAATTACATTTAAAACATTTATAGGCTAAGTAAATACCAGAATATAAAATGTAGAAAACTAATTGCCACATATATATATATACTTTTTATTATTTTAATTCTTAATCCCATTTCCAAAATTCACATTTATCTTTAATAACATTTCCTGCATTGACATCTAAAACTTCTTTTCCCTTTACCGTTATAACTCCATTTATAAAAACATATTCAATACCTTCTGGTCTTAAATCTGTAGGCCCAAAACAAGGATACATAGATTTATCTTCTATTAAGTCAGGGTCGAATATTAAAATATCTGCATCAGCTCCAACATCAATAATTCCTTTATTCTCTAATCCTAGACGTTTAGCAGGCATATAAGTACATCTATTAATTGCTTCTATAAGCGTAAGCCTGTCCTGCTCTTTTACCATAGTCCTAAAGAATCTTGGATAGGTTCCAGCATCTTGAGGATGACCTGGAATTCCATTATCATACATTGGTGCCTGCATCTGTAGACACCATCATATATGGCTTATCTAGAATTTCAAAAACCTCACGTTCTTTTCCTACCATACCTATTACCGTAGCTTCTGGGTAATTACATCTAAGTTCCTCATATATTTCTTTTGATAATCTTTGTCCTCTGTATTTTCCTGTTCCTGCAATTAAACTGCTATAGTCACAGCCCCATTTTTCTATACAACCTTCATCAAAAACTGCACTTCCAATAGATGTTGCAAATCCACTATATAAACCACTATCAACTGATATGTCTAGACCTTCCTTCAAAGCCTCATCAATCATATGCAAAGCTTCATCTGCCATTCCCATTCCAAATTGATATACCAAGTGTGAAATATTTATAGCAGCTCCTGTCTTTCTTGCTATATCAATAGCTTCTCTCAAGGTTATAAGGCCTCCATAACAATCTGACCTTGTATGAATTGATATGAGTTTACCATATCTTGCTGCTATTTTTGCTAATTCTAAAACTTCCGTTTCAGAACTTCCTGGTACATATTCAAGTCCAAAAGATAACCCGCTAACACCAAAATCAAATGCTTCTTCAATATTAGCCTTCATTATTTTTATTTCTTCCTCAGTTGATGGTCTATATCTATCATTAACCCCAGCCTGCTCTCTTAAAGTCGTATGTCCAATTTGTTCCACTTGATTAATTAGAAAATATTTATATTTATCATAAAACTCCTTGATATCTTTTGGAGACATTCCGCAGTTACCATTATAAACTGTAGTAACTCCCATTGCTGCCATGACTTTTGCACATTCTAAATTTCCTTCAACATGAGCATGAATGTCTATAATTCCTGGGCATACAATTTTTCCTGTAACATCTAATTCAAAGGTACCCTCTATACTTTCTCTTGTTATAGCACTTATTTTTCCATTTAAAATTCCGAGATTGGCTACAGTACTTTTTCTACGTTTTGGATCTATTATGGTACCATTATTTATAACAAAATCATATTTCATATTAACCTCCATTTTATTTAGTTAACTGTTTATCCTTTAGATTTTAGTCTTTTAACTTGAAATGCAGTATTCACAGCAATGATCGCGATAGTAATAACCATTATTACCGTAGACAAAGCATTTACTTCTGGAGTTACTCCTGTCTTTACCATTGAAAAAATCTTAAGGGGAAGAGTCATACTTCCTGGTCCTGTTGTGAAAAAGCTGATTACAACATCGTCAATAGATAATGAAAAAGCTAACATCGCCCCTGATAGAACTCCTGGCATTATGAGTGGAAGAGTAACTTTCCAAAAAGTTACGATACGATTTGCTCCTAAATCCATGGCCGCTTCTTCTAAAAATTTATCAAAGCCAGCAAGTCTTGCTCTAACTGTTATTACTACAAACGGTATGCTAAAAGTAATATGAGATAAGATTAAACTTATAAGCCCTAAAGGAATACTTAATGCAGAATATATAGAAAGTAATGCAATTCCCAAAACTACCTCTGGTATTACTATAGGAATATATAATAACTTATCTATTATTCCTCTTCCTTTAAATCTATATTTATTTAATCCAATAGCACCAATAGTTCCTATAACAGTTGATACAGCTGTACTTGCAGCTCCAATAATTAACGTGTTTGCAAGGGAATCCATTAAAGCTCTATTTTTAAAGAAACTTCCATACCATTGAAGGGTGAAATTTTCGAAAACAATATTCAACTTTGAGGTATTAAATGAAAAAACTATTACATAGAAAATAGGAAGATATAAAAATAAAAAAACAAGACCAATATAGACATTTTTTAATACTCCAGATATTCTTTTCTTCTTTGCTTTTACCATTTTACATCCCTCCTAAATCATCCATACTACCACCTGATTTTTGATACAGCCATACGAGAATCAATGTAATTATTATTAAAAAGATTGAAATAGCAGAACCTAGAGGCCAGTTTCTTGCAGTTATAAATTGATTTCTAATAATGTTTCCAATTACTTGAGTCTTGCTGCCTCCAAGTATATCTGTAACAAAGAAATATCCTAGAGATGGAATAAAAACTAAGATGCTTCCTGCAAATATTCCAGGCATTGTAAGTGGTAATGTTACTCTGCAAAATGCAGCTGCTGGCTTAGCTCCTAAGTCACTGCAAGCTTCTAACAAAGACTTATCTAATTTTTCAATTGAACTGTATAAAGGCAAAATCATAAATGGCAATAACATGTATACTAGACCAATCATAACTCCTGTAGTATTGTATACTAACTCAAGAGGCTGATGAATTAATCCTAATTTTAATAACAGTGAATTGAGAATGCCATCTTTACGAAGTATATTAATCCATCCAAAAAGCCTTATTAAAGAGCTTACTAAAAACGGTACTATTACCATTGCCATAAATACAGTCTTTTTTATAGTTGTCTTTTGAGCTATAAAATAAGTGAATGGATAAGCAACCAATATGCATATTATAGTTGTAAAAATTGAAATCAAAAGTGATTCTCCAAATACCTTTAAATAAAGCGGATCAAATACCTGTTTAAAATTATTTAGTGTAAATCCGATTTTAACTCCACCATTTGGATCTTTAAGCATGAAGCTCATAACAAAAACATAAATAAATGGGATAGCTACAAGTAAAATCATCCATGCTGAAACTGGCCCTACTGTAGTAACAAGCGGTAAATTTATCTTCTTTTTATGATTCATCTAACTACCCCCTTACTTTAATTGATTCTCTGCTGTAAATACAGGATTATCTATAACACTAAAAACTTCCTGACTTGGAGACTTAATTACAACTGCATCTTCTTTTTTCCAATAAATATATACCTCTGAATCTACTGACATCAGCTCTATTTTGGGATTGGTGTTCATCTTCACTTCCATTCCTGTAGGAAGCAAAATGATTGTCTTATTTACATTGCCAATATAAACATGTTCTTTCACCTTTCCAACAAGGGTAAAGCCATCAATTGGTGCTTTAGATAATTTAATATTTTCTGGTCTTACTAGCACATAAATTATTTCATTATCATTTATTTGTGAACCTATGGTACTTACATTGCCGCTCTCTACCTTTACCTCTAGTACATTATCTTCTTTCTTTTTTGCAACTCCATAAAATAAGTTCGATTCTCCAATAAAGTTTGCTACAAATTTAGATTTTGGTTTTTCATATATTTCTTTTGGAGTTCCTATCTGTTCAAGATTTCCACTACTCATAATTGCAATTCTATCGCTCATAGTAAGTGCTTCTTCCTGATCATGTGTTACATAAATAAAGGTAATTCCTAATTTTCTTTGAAGCCTCTTTAATTCAAACTGCATCTGTTTCCTTAGCTTTAAATCCAAAGCTCCTAAAGGTTCATCTAATAGCAAAACCTTAGGTCTGTTTATAAGAGCTCTTCCTATAGCAACTCTTTGCTTTTGCCCACCTGATAATTGATCAGGCTTTCTATTTTCAAAACCAACCAATTGTACTAATTCAAGCATTTCTATAACACGCTCTTTTATTTCTTTCTTCTTTACCTTCTTTATAGATAACCCAAACGCTAAGTTATCATAAATAGTCATATGAGGAAATAATGCATAGTTTTGAAAAACTGTATTTACTTCACGATCATAGGCCTCTGTATTTTGAATTTCCTCACCTTCTATATAAATATTTCCGCTTGTAGGTGTTTCAAAACCAGCTATCATTCTTAAAGTAGTAGTTTTACCACAACCTGAAGGTCCAAGCATAGTTAAAAATTCACCTTTTCTTATATCAATAGCTAAGTCTTTAACTACATAATTATCTCCATATTTTTTATTTATATTATCTATTTTTACGATAACCTCAGACATTTCATCCCCTCCACAGTTTTTAAATTTTTATTAGTAAAAATAACAAGTCAGAAC harbors:
- a CDS encoding HNH endonuclease → MKKCAYCGIELARQNKTKEHIIPHGLINLFPE
- a CDS encoding putrescine aminotransferase; protein product: MAQKEQVIEDLKKVIGYIKSDELTNEEKEKITKDTVNYFDNYVSPGWLKYRKSVSTNAAVVEWTDKGTYCTGLYGEEFIDCLGGFGIYTCGHRNDEILDVVKSQLDHQALHSQELLDPLRGYLAKAVADITPGDLEYCFFTNGGAEAVEMSLKLARIATGGRWYISTVGAFHGKSMGAISMGGKSTYRIPYSPMVQQVQHVEYGNADDMRKAIKNLVAVGEKVAAVIIEPIQGEAGIIIPPEGYLKEVREICDEYDVALIFDEIQTGMGRTGTMWRCEAEGVVPDIMTFGKAFGGGIMPITGIICKPKMWVQELIDNPWLLGSPTFGGNPVCCSAALATIKYMLENDVPGQCKEKGEYLKAGLEKLWGKYPEVIDEVRGTGLMLAVEFCESEVGYSVAKGMFKRGVMTAGTLVNAKCIRFEPAAVISKEDMDKVIERMDAALEDTKKEFNL
- a CDS encoding LuxR C-terminal-related transcriptional regulator gives rise to the protein MQNNEFLLINNIIYQIYSISDFDTMKITFLNLLKMLVPNTASSILMADHTNSKNLLCDPICMPEVYSDTEKNYLLNEDEDYTRWIMLSGQSLLIRESDLMPESERIKTTLYKKCYEPFGLHYSLQLNLVYNDVFLGVVTIYRTKGEGDFTSDEIFLVKAFSDHLNLSFYKHYTKNSKTSSSTSYSIAALASKYNLTNRESEILQLIFEDMNNDEIAEKLFISGYTLKKHIQNLYKKFNVSTKWNLLKFRDKS
- a CDS encoding aldehyde dehydrogenase family protein, coding for MEIKKMYINGEWMEAISKKTRDVINPANGQVIAKTTEGGVEDTKAAIAAAKESFYGKGEWRRMNAQARADILLQIADKIAEKRDRFAMLDTIDNGKPLREAEGDIDDGIHCFRYYAGLITKPYGGVYDVNDGFGQMHSYTVHEPVGVCGQITPWNYPFLMAVWKLAPAIAAGNSVVFKPSSNTPLSTIELFQIFDEVGLPKGCVNLVLGSGGTVGQEIAESNDVDMITFTGSTEVGQSIAKAAARNLKKVGLELGGKSPNVIFADADFEGAVEWAMIGIFFNQGEVCSAGSRIIIEESIKDKFVARLAERANAITIGNPVNNPDMGPLVSKEHMETVLKYIEIGREEGATLVCGGERYTEGECAEGYYIRPTIFDNCTSDMTIVKEEIFGPVVTIQTFKTEEEAIALANDTIYGLAGAVFTCDGTRALRVIKEIRAGITWINCYNPTFNEAPWGGYKMSGYGRELGIHGLEEYQEIKQININLTPGPIGWYEH
- a CDS encoding amidohydrolase family protein; translation: MYDNGIPGHPQDAGTYPRFFRTMVKEQDRLTLIEAINRCTYMPAKRLGLENKGIIDVGADADILIFDPDLIEDKSMYPCFGPTDLRPEGIEYVFINGVITVKGKEVLDVNAGNVIKDKCEFWKWD
- a CDS encoding amidohydrolase family protein encodes the protein MKYDFVINNGTIIDPKRRKSTVANLGILNGKISAITRESIEGTFELDVTGKIVCPGIIDIHAHVEGNLECAKVMAAMGVTTVYNGNCGMSPKDIKEFYDKYKYFLINQVEQIGHTTLREQAGVNDRYRPSTEEEIKIMKANIEEAFDFGVSGLSFGLEYVPGSSETEVLELAKIAARYGKLISIHTRSDCYGGLITLREAIDIARKTGAAINISHLVYQFGMGMADEALHMIDEALKEGLDISVDSGLYSGFATSIGSAVFDEGCIEKWGCDYSSLIAGTGKYRGQRLSKEIYEELRCNYPEATVIGMVGKEREVFEILDKPYMMVSTDAGTNV
- a CDS encoding ABC transporter permease, producing the protein MVKAKKKRISGVLKNVYIGLVFLFLYLPIFYVIVFSFNTSKLNIVFENFTLQWYGSFFKNRALMDSLANTLIIGAASTAVSTVIGTIGAIGLNKYRFKGRGIIDKLLYIPIVIPEVVLGIALLSIYSALSIPLGLISLILSHITFSIPFVVITVRARLAGFDKFLEEAAMDLGANRIVTFWKVTLPLIMPGVLSGAMLAFSLSIDDVVISFFTTGPGSMTLPLKIFSMVKTGVTPEVNALSTVIMVITIAIIAVNTAFQVKRLKSKG
- a CDS encoding ABC transporter permease; the protein is MNHKKKINLPLVTTVGPVSAWMILLVAIPFIYVFVMSFMLKDPNGGVKIGFTLNNFKQVFDPLYLKVFGESLLISIFTTIICILVAYPFTYFIAQKTTIKKTVFMAMVIVPFLVSSLIRLFGWINILRKDGILNSLLLKLGLIHQPLELVYNTTGVMIGLVYMLLPFMILPLYSSIEKLDKSLLEACSDLGAKPAAAFCRVTLPLTMPGIFAGSILVFIPSLGYFFVTDILGGSKTQVIGNIIRNQFITARNWPLGSAISIFLIIITLILVWLYQKSGGSMDDLGGM
- a CDS encoding ABC transporter ATP-binding protein, which translates into the protein MSEVIVKIDNINKKYGDNYVVKDLAIDIRKGEFLTMLGPSGCGKTTTLRMIAGFETPTSGNIYIEGEEIQNTEAYDREVNTVFQNYALFPHMTIYDNLAFGLSIKKVKKKEIKERVIEMLELVQLVGFENRKPDQLSGGQKQRVAIGRALINRPKVLLLDEPLGALDLKLRKQMQFELKRLQRKLGITFIYVTHDQEEALTMSDRIAIMSSGNLEQIGTPKEIYEKPKSKFVANFIGESNLFYGVAKKKEDNVLEVKVESGNVSTIGSQINDNEIIYVLVRPENIKLSKAPIDGFTLVGKVKEHVYIGNVNKTIILLPTGMEVKMNTNPKIELMSVDSEVYIYWKKEDAVVIKSPSQEVFSVIDNPVFTAENQLK